The sequence below is a genomic window from Methylophilus sp. DW102.
GAGCGATTTGGCATTGAGTGGCTTGGACTGGGCGGGTTTTGACATGGCAGCAGTTGAGGTCAATACACCTTTAATGGTTCAGGCTTTGCTGAAATGCACGGATATCCAGCATGGCTCGAATCAGGTGTTTTTCTACCATGCTGGTACTGATATCCAGATGCAAGGCGATTTCGCGTTGCTTCATTTCATCGACGTGATAGAGCCAGAATACCTGGCGGCATTTTTCTGGCAATAAATCCACAATACGTTGCAAATGATGCAGTTTTTGCCGAGTTTCATACAGCTGCTCTGGCGTGCAGTCGAGGATCAGGGCGGTTTCGTCCATCTGCTCCTCATCGACAAAGCGGGTGCGGTATCTGAACTCATCGACCAGCAGATGATTCACGATGCCGTTTAAATAGGCCTGTGGCGACTCTTCACGTGCCGGATGGCTGGAAACGGCAAAAAACACCAGCGCATCATGCAAAATATCTTTGGCCCGCTGCACACAGGCTGTTCGCCGACCAATGCGACGCAACACATCCGTGTAAGCCCATTTTAAATCGATCCCGCACCATGCCAGTGTCTCGCTCATATCCTGCCACCCTACTTTTAGATTTATATTCATAGAGTGCAAAACGCATGCCACATGACACAACCACGTATAAGAGACTGATTCTCAATTATAAAAAAAATGAATAGGGAAAATTTCCTGACATAAAACAGGTTTAAAACAACCACATTTAATAAAAAATGGCTGATAAAAACCAATTTGGTTATGAAACATCCAGCGACCGCTCCGCTGGATCGTGAGGCCTGCAACGCTAACACTTGTTTATCCGTCATGAATAGGCATCGAATCATGCCGGCATCACAGCGGGAAGCGCCAAACCGCAAAAATATTGCGCGGCACGGCCATACCCCAAGTTCACAATAAATTGCAAAAATTAGCGATAAATTGAATCCATGCTCTCCCCCTAGAAGCTCAAAGTTTTCGATAATAGCGCCAACTAACTGGCATCCATCGCCTGAAAAATGGATGCGGGTTCGGACATGGCTGCTTTCATCTGAAGTAAAACGCTTAATAAAGAATAAAACAAAGCGATATTTTGATGATCAAGCCGGTTGCCTCTTGCATAAGATAAGCTATTCCTGAAACCTGTACCGATTTTAATGTCACTGCTCCAGAAACCTGATGCTAACTTATTGCGCGCCCGCTACCACAGCCTGGTAAACGACGTGCCCGTGGTCATTTTTACCGCGATTAGCGCATTGACAATCCAAATGGTGGCGTTGCAGGGTGAGATTGATTGGAAATTTGCCATTTTGCCACCCATGTTGCGCTTGGTGATAGGGGTGATTTTGCTGTGGTTCTGGTACAAGCACAGGCATGACCAGCCACCGATTGAGAATATCCGCAAACGC
It includes:
- a CDS encoding sigma-70 family RNA polymerase sigma factor, with product MSETLAWCGIDLKWAYTDVLRRIGRRTACVQRAKDILHDALVFFAVSSHPAREESPQAYLNGIVNHLLVDEFRYRTRFVDEEQMDETALILDCTPEQLYETRQKLHHLQRIVDLLPEKCRQVFWLYHVDEMKQREIALHLDISTSMVEKHLIRAMLDIRAFQQSLNH